The Deltaproteobacteria bacterium genome includes a region encoding these proteins:
- a CDS encoding sodium-translocating pyrophosphatase, whose translation MVTLVLVISILSLLFAGYLARQVLAKDTGTAAMQEISNAIREGAEAFLSRQNRTIGLLSVVVAAAIFLLYAFVRTPNPADPVGPVTMAMWTTLSFVFGAACSVIAGYVGMWVSIRTNIRTASAARTSLNDALQIALRGGAVSGLFVVAMSLLGVGGLYAVLNQLGYDAQKIPFIIVGYGFGASFVALFAQLGGGIYTKAADVGADLVGKVEAGIPEDDPRNPAVIADLVGDNVGDCAGRGADLFESTAAENIGAMILGVSLFPYFGLKGILFPLVARAFGLLASIVGIMVVKTREDADPMDALNRGYYVASALAAVGFLVASYTMLSSDKAPGAWMYFFLCGVVGIAMAQAFVYITQYYTEYKYRPVKSIAEASQTGPATNIITGIAVGLECTAIPTVVISIAVVASFYLGKASGVEHAGLFGTAVATMGMLGTAAYILAMDTFGPITDNAGGIVEMSQQPEEIRKKTDRLDAVGNTTKALTKGYAIGSAALAAFLLFSAYLDEVGHYGHKLAAVDISKPEVFVGGLLGAMLVFLFSALAIRAVGKAAYYVINEVRRQFKEDPGILKGTSKPDYGRCVDIVTVGALKEMVMPGVLAVGMPIAVGVLFRPLGLGAETVAAFLMVGTIAGILMATFLNNSGGAWDNAKKYIETGHYGGKRSETHKAAVVGDTVGDPFKDTAGPSLHVLIKLLSTITLVMAPLFI comes from the coding sequence ATGGTTACGCTGGTACTGGTTATTAGCATCTTATCCCTGCTGTTCGCGGGTTACCTGGCTCGACAGGTACTCGCCAAAGACACCGGCACGGCAGCGATGCAGGAGATCTCCAACGCGATCCGAGAGGGGGCCGAGGCGTTCTTGTCGCGACAAAATCGCACCATCGGCCTGCTGTCGGTGGTGGTGGCGGCGGCGATCTTCCTCCTGTACGCCTTCGTGCGCACGCCGAACCCTGCCGATCCGGTCGGCCCGGTGACGATGGCGATGTGGACCACGCTGTCGTTCGTGTTCGGCGCGGCGTGCTCGGTCATCGCCGGCTACGTCGGCATGTGGGTGTCGATCCGCACCAACATCCGCACCGCCTCGGCGGCGCGCACCAGCCTCAACGACGCGCTGCAGATCGCTTTGCGCGGCGGCGCGGTGTCGGGCCTGTTCGTGGTGGCAATGAGTCTCTTGGGGGTCGGCGGGCTGTATGCCGTGCTCAACCAACTCGGTTACGATGCGCAAAAGATTCCCTTCATCATCGTCGGCTACGGCTTCGGCGCCTCCTTCGTCGCCCTGTTCGCTCAACTCGGCGGGGGCATTTACACCAAAGCCGCCGATGTCGGCGCCGACCTGGTCGGCAAGGTCGAGGCCGGCATTCCCGAAGACGACCCGCGTAACCCCGCGGTAATCGCCGACCTGGTGGGTGACAATGTCGGCGACTGTGCCGGCCGCGGCGCCGACCTGTTCGAGTCCACCGCCGCCGAGAACATCGGCGCCATGATCCTCGGCGTCAGTCTGTTTCCCTACTTCGGCCTCAAGGGCATCCTGTTTCCGCTGGTGGCGCGCGCTTTCGGCTTACTCGCCTCTATCGTCGGCATCATGGTGGTCAAAACCCGTGAGGACGCCGATCCGATGGACGCGCTCAATCGCGGCTACTACGTCGCCTCGGCGCTGGCCGCGGTCGGCTTCTTGGTCGCCTCCTACACCATGCTGTCATCCGATAAGGCCCCCGGTGCCTGGATGTACTTCTTCCTGTGCGGGGTGGTCGGAATCGCGATGGCGCAAGCCTTCGTCTACATCACGCAGTACTACACCGAGTACAAGTATCGGCCGGTGAAGTCGATCGCGGAGGCGTCGCAGACCGGGCCGGCAACCAACATCATCACCGGTATAGCTGTCGGCCTCGAATGTACGGCGATTCCAACCGTGGTCATCTCGATCGCGGTGGTCGCATCCTTCTATCTCGGCAAGGCCTCGGGGGTGGAGCACGCCGGCCTATTCGGGACGGCGGTAGCCACCATGGGCATGCTCGGCACCGCGGCGTACATCTTGGCCATGGACACCTTCGGTCCGATCACCGACAACGCCGGCGGTATCGTCGAGATGAGCCAGCAGCCCGAAGAGATCCGCAAGAAGACCGATCGGCTCGACGCCGTCGGCAACACCACCAAGGCACTGACGAAAGGGTACGCCATCGGCTCCGCCGCCCTGGCCGCCTTCCTGCTCTTTTCGGCTTACCTCGACGAGGTCGGCCACTACGGTCACAAGCTGGCTGCCGTCGACATCTCAAAGCCCGAAGTATTCGTCGGTGGCCTGCTCGGTGCGATGCTGGTGTTCTTGTTCTCGGCGCTGGCGATCCGCGCTGTCGGCAAAGCCGCCTACTACGTCATCAACGAAGTGCGCCGCCAGTTCAAAGAGGACCCCGGCATTCTCAAGGGCACCTCGAAGCCCGATTATGGCCGCTGCGTTGACATCGTCACCGTCGGTGCGCTCAAGGAAATGGTGATGCCCGGGGTGCTCGCCGTCGGGATGCCGATCGCTGTCGGCGTGCTGTTTCGTCCGCTCGGTCTCGGGGCCGAGACGGTTGCGGCGTTCCTGATGGTCGGCACCATCGCTGGCATTCTGATGGCCACTTTTCTCAACAACTCGGGCGGTGCCTGGGACAACGCCAAGAAATATATCGAGACCGGCCACTACGGCGGCAAGCGCTCCGAGACCCACAAAGCGGCCGTGGTCGGCGACACCGTAGGTGATCCGTTCAAAGACACCGCCGGCCCGAGCTTGCACGTGCTGATCAAGCTGCTCAGCACGATCACGCTGGTGATGGCGCCGTTGTTCATCTGA